A single region of the Blastopirellula marina genome encodes:
- a CDS encoding DUF1552 domain-containing protein, with the protein MKRSFTRRTLLRGLGVSMALPWMESIPVWADEAHASTGEAPLRFGVMFSGNGFHKDHFWAKGSGAEMETGQVLAPLADLREKMIFIRGLYNAEALKGNIHSSQTGNLLSGAALSSGGEIRSGTSIDQIIAQHNSNQTKVPSLVLGCEKSNPSVHKNYSMLYSSHISWSSPTTPTPLELYPALAFDRLFQEGARREDKSVLDAILADAKDLRANISESDRRKLDEYLESVRDVEQRIERAGKRGEMQGWKPPLAGPNMARPADGIPQDIAEHMRLMCDIMVLGFQTDATRVCTLKLNNDHSSLRFSNLGIDYMIHHLLSHQESDDWLKVNQFFLEQVAYVARKLDASQEGERTTLDNSLIMFCSSMLTGSHDATKLPVILLGKAGGKLETGRTLDYLDQPNRKMCSLYLSLLDKFDVKLDAFGDSAERLAEV; encoded by the coding sequence ATGAAACGAAGCTTCACACGACGTACGCTCCTCCGCGGTCTAGGCGTGAGCATGGCTTTGCCGTGGATGGAATCGATTCCGGTCTGGGCCGACGAAGCGCATGCCAGCACCGGCGAAGCGCCGCTGCGGTTCGGCGTGATGTTCTCTGGCAATGGGTTCCACAAAGATCACTTCTGGGCCAAAGGAAGTGGCGCGGAGATGGAGACCGGCCAGGTACTCGCTCCGCTGGCCGACCTGCGCGAGAAGATGATCTTCATTCGCGGACTCTACAACGCCGAGGCCTTGAAAGGAAACATCCACAGCTCGCAAACAGGTAACCTCCTTTCCGGCGCGGCGCTTTCTTCCGGCGGCGAAATCCGCTCGGGCACGAGCATCGACCAGATCATCGCTCAGCATAACAGTAACCAGACTAAGGTCCCGAGCCTGGTGCTGGGGTGCGAGAAGTCGAATCCTTCGGTCCACAAAAACTATTCGATGCTGTATAGCTCGCACATTTCGTGGAGCTCGCCCACGACACCAACCCCGCTGGAACTTTACCCGGCGTTGGCGTTTGATCGGCTGTTTCAGGAAGGTGCCCGGCGAGAAGACAAGAGCGTGCTCGACGCCATTCTGGCCGACGCGAAAGACCTGCGTGCCAACATCAGCGAGTCCGATCGCCGCAAGCTCGACGAGTATTTGGAATCGGTTCGCGACGTCGAACAGCGGATCGAGCGGGCCGGCAAACGAGGCGAGATGCAAGGATGGAAGCCGCCGTTGGCGGGCCCCAATATGGCTCGCCCGGCCGATGGCATCCCGCAAGATATCGCCGAACACATGCGGCTGATGTGCGACATCATGGTGCTCGGTTTTCAGACCGACGCAACGCGTGTGTGTACGCTGAAGCTGAACAACGATCATTCGTCGCTGCGGTTCTCGAACCTGGGGATCGACTACATGATTCATCACCTGCTGTCGCACCAGGAATCGGACGACTGGCTGAAGGTGAACCAGTTCTTCCTGGAACAGGTCGCCTACGTGGCCAGGAAGCTCGACGCCAGCCAGGAAGGAGAACGCACCACGCTCGACAACTCGCTGATCATGTTCTGCTCGAGCATGCTCACCGGCAGCCACGACGCCACCAAGCTGCCGGTCATCCTACTGGGCAAAGCAGGCGGCAAGCTCGAAACGGGGCGCACACTCGATTACCTCGACCAGCCGAACCGCAAGATGTGCAGCTTGTACCTGTCGCTGCTGGATAAGTTTGATGTGAAGCTCGACGCGTTTGGAGATTCGGCCGAGCGCCTGGCGGAGGTTTAG
- a CDS encoding DUF1592 domain-containing protein encodes MPSSYLNRGLFIGALSVVLVAASVGVAFSETPQPFTQLANQYQQQIHPLLKTFCLDCHSTADKQGELDLEQFASLAAVRKDPARWQGVRQMLKTGEMPPEDSDQLSTEQHKQLAAWIDRYLTAEAQANAGDPGPVVLRRLNNAEYTYTIQDLTGVPLEPAKEFPVDGAAGEGFTNTGNALVMSPSLVQKYLDAGKEIAQHVVLLPDGFRFSPGTTRRDWTDEILADIRGIYFKHIRDVGNAHALDRWNVSDPKRIMAQEGRVYLVPYFAALIEHRDQLQADLAQAPRIAEQSHLNAKYFTLLAEMLCANEPASPLLEDLRQRYQTVNPAQAQALADSVRSWQDVLWKFNSVGHFGSIRPSQEAITTLVPEKTFRVPITGSEPFRPHLHAVKVIGDNASDSVIWEKPRIERKGLPPIVLHDLPSTIAAMQSARKEVIEKTPRYLAAAWQIQHAGGEAEPFAVAVKRNLHSGVLQQWLTLLGISWKETLPPIELLPQAINNAGGKANVSGWGSPGLDALSIVGNAGDETVYIPGELKAHGVAMHPRPERWIAAAWQCPVDGTFDITAIARDAHNSCGNGATWWLEHHRPGSTIVLQSGNIDLGRAAEIEPITKLALSRGDRIALKIGARDANHFCDLTEVNLTLHEHDGEARTWDLAADCSADLSSANPHPDRHGNLDTWVFYSGSVDGQPSASALPKDSLLAQWQSADSEAVAKQLAQQIDAKIKKAAGTDPLDDADYLYVDLIAWNGPLVAGAAQPGRAMEVLTSPSAPEIDIPGELFEGAEFVVTAKPKSPQSVVQVSVTTNTAATLSPEATFLGDAQNLDQLKRIHDDYRHYFPAIVCYPQIVPVDEVVTLVLFHREDQELARLMLSEEEQARLDKLWKQLRYVSRDALDITVSLEQLLEFATQDGDPTIFHPLLEPIKNRATEFRQQLINTEPIHLERLLGFASGAYRRSLTDQESQTINDLYAQLRSQQLSHDEAIRLSIARILASPAFLYRIETPGPGTEPGKLSGHELATRLSYFLWSSTPDASLRQAAASGTLHTPDELLAHTQRMLKDDRSRRLAIQFACQWLHIRDFDTFDEKSEQHYPQFAELRGDMYQESVLFLEDLLRNNGSILDILQADHTFLNESLAKHYGIPGVTGEQWRKVEGIRQYGRGGILGQATVLAKNSGASRTSPILRGNWISETLLGERLPRPPLNVPVLPEVAPEGLTERQLIEMHSSVSECAKCHKRIDPYGFALEQFDTIGTFRSQDAHGLPIDTKSTLMDGTDVDGLAGIRNYLATARRETFVRQFNRKLLGYALGRSVQLSDEPLLDEIYQALTENDFRVHVAIEKIVLSPQFRQIRGQQFVGLE; translated from the coding sequence ATGCCTTCCTCGTATCTTAATCGTGGGCTCTTTATTGGTGCCCTTTCGGTTGTGCTCGTCGCGGCCAGCGTCGGCGTTGCCTTCAGTGAAACGCCGCAGCCGTTCACGCAGCTTGCCAATCAGTATCAACAACAGATTCATCCACTACTGAAAACGTTCTGCCTCGATTGCCACTCGACCGCTGACAAACAAGGAGAACTCGATCTCGAGCAGTTCGCCAGCCTGGCTGCCGTGCGGAAAGATCCGGCCAGGTGGCAAGGCGTGCGGCAGATGCTGAAGACCGGCGAGATGCCGCCGGAAGATAGCGACCAGCTGAGTACCGAACAGCACAAACAACTCGCTGCGTGGATCGACCGTTATTTAACCGCCGAAGCCCAGGCCAACGCCGGAGATCCCGGCCCGGTGGTGCTGCGGCGGCTGAACAATGCCGAGTACACCTACACCATTCAAGATCTCACCGGCGTGCCGCTAGAGCCAGCCAAAGAGTTCCCCGTCGATGGCGCTGCCGGCGAAGGTTTCACCAACACCGGCAACGCGCTAGTGATGTCGCCGTCGCTGGTGCAGAAGTACCTAGACGCCGGCAAAGAGATCGCCCAGCATGTGGTGCTACTCCCCGATGGCTTCCGCTTTTCGCCAGGCACCACGCGACGCGACTGGACCGATGAGATTTTGGCCGACATTCGTGGCATCTACTTCAAACACATCCGCGACGTCGGCAATGCCCATGCGCTCGATCGCTGGAACGTGAGCGATCCCAAGCGGATCATGGCTCAGGAAGGACGCGTCTATCTGGTGCCGTACTTCGCCGCGCTGATCGAGCACCGCGACCAGCTGCAAGCCGACCTCGCCCAGGCCCCACGCATTGCCGAGCAAAGCCATCTCAACGCCAAGTATTTCACGCTGCTGGCCGAAATGCTATGCGCTAATGAGCCTGCGTCACCACTGCTGGAAGACCTGCGGCAGCGCTACCAAACAGTCAATCCAGCGCAGGCCCAGGCACTCGCCGACAGCGTAAGAAGCTGGCAAGACGTGCTATGGAAATTCAACTCCGTAGGGCACTTCGGCAGCATTCGTCCATCGCAGGAAGCCATCACGACGCTGGTGCCAGAGAAGACCTTCCGCGTTCCTATCACGGGAAGCGAACCGTTCCGGCCGCATCTGCATGCGGTGAAGGTCATCGGCGACAACGCATCGGATAGCGTGATTTGGGAGAAGCCGCGCATCGAACGCAAGGGGCTGCCGCCGATCGTGCTGCACGACCTGCCATCGACCATCGCCGCAATGCAATCCGCGCGAAAGGAAGTAATCGAAAAGACACCCCGTTACCTCGCCGCGGCCTGGCAGATTCAACACGCTGGCGGTGAGGCAGAACCATTCGCCGTGGCCGTCAAACGCAATCTCCACTCAGGCGTCCTCCAGCAATGGCTTACGCTCTTGGGCATATCATGGAAGGAGACGTTGCCCCCGATCGAACTGTTGCCGCAAGCGATCAACAATGCCGGCGGCAAAGCGAACGTGAGTGGCTGGGGCAGCCCCGGTCTCGATGCCTTGTCGATCGTGGGAAATGCCGGAGACGAAACGGTGTACATTCCTGGCGAGCTCAAAGCGCACGGCGTGGCGATGCATCCGCGCCCGGAACGCTGGATCGCCGCGGCCTGGCAGTGCCCGGTAGACGGGACGTTCGATATCACGGCGATTGCTCGCGATGCCCACAATTCGTGCGGCAACGGGGCTACCTGGTGGCTGGAACATCACCGGCCGGGCTCCACGATTGTCCTGCAATCCGGCAACATCGACTTAGGCCGCGCAGCCGAGATCGAGCCGATTACCAAGCTCGCCCTTTCGCGCGGCGATCGTATCGCGCTGAAGATCGGTGCCCGCGACGCGAACCATTTCTGCGATCTGACCGAGGTCAATCTCACCCTCCACGAGCACGACGGCGAGGCCCGCACGTGGGACCTGGCGGCCGATTGTTCCGCCGATCTGTCATCCGCGAATCCCCACCCCGATCGCCACGGCAATCTCGATACGTGGGTCTTCTACAGCGGCTCGGTCGACGGGCAGCCGTCGGCTAGTGCGCTGCCGAAAGATTCGCTTCTGGCCCAGTGGCAATCGGCCGATAGCGAAGCGGTGGCCAAGCAATTGGCGCAGCAGATCGATGCGAAGATCAAGAAAGCGGCCGGTACCGATCCGCTCGACGATGCAGACTATCTGTACGTTGACCTGATTGCCTGGAACGGCCCCTTGGTAGCTGGGGCCGCCCAACCTGGTCGAGCGATGGAGGTGCTTACGAGTCCCTCAGCCCCCGAGATCGATATCCCCGGCGAGCTGTTCGAAGGGGCTGAGTTCGTCGTCACGGCGAAACCAAAGTCACCGCAATCGGTGGTACAGGTTTCGGTCACAACAAACACAGCGGCGACGCTTTCGCCAGAAGCAACCTTCCTGGGCGACGCACAGAACCTCGACCAACTGAAACGCATTCACGATGACTATCGCCACTACTTCCCGGCGATCGTTTGCTACCCGCAGATTGTGCCGGTGGACGAAGTGGTAACGCTGGTGCTGTTTCATCGCGAAGACCAGGAACTCGCTCGGCTGATGCTCAGCGAAGAGGAACAAGCCCGGCTCGACAAGCTGTGGAAGCAACTGCGATACGTCAGCCGCGATGCGCTCGACATTACGGTCTCTTTAGAACAGTTATTAGAGTTTGCCACCCAGGACGGCGACCCGACGATCTTCCATCCACTGCTAGAGCCGATCAAGAACCGGGCGACCGAGTTTCGTCAGCAGTTGATCAATACCGAGCCAATCCATCTTGAGCGTCTATTGGGATTCGCCAGCGGGGCTTATCGGCGTTCACTTACTGACCAGGAAAGTCAAACCATCAACGACCTATATGCCCAACTGCGTAGTCAGCAGCTTTCCCACGACGAGGCAATTCGCCTATCGATCGCCCGTATCTTGGCTTCGCCGGCGTTTCTTTATCGCATCGAGACGCCTGGTCCCGGAACTGAGCCTGGCAAACTTTCCGGGCACGAACTCGCCACGCGGCTAAGTTATTTCCTGTGGTCATCCACGCCGGATGCCTCCCTTCGTCAGGCCGCGGCCTCTGGCACACTGCACACGCCTGACGAATTGCTCGCGCACACCCAACGCATGCTGAAGGACGATCGCTCGCGGCGGCTGGCGATTCAGTTTGCCTGCCAGTGGCTGCACATTCGCGACTTCGACACGTTCGACGAGAAGAGCGAGCAGCACTACCCGCAGTTCGCGGAGCTTCGCGGCGACATGTACCAGGAGTCGGTTTTATTCCTGGAAGATCTGCTCCGCAACAACGGTTCGATCCTCGACATCCTGCAAGCCGATCACACCTTCCTGAACGAATCGCTGGCCAAGCATTACGGCATACCCGGCGTCACCGGCGAGCAGTGGCGGAAGGTCGAAGGAATTCGGCAGTATGGTCGCGGCGGCATCCTTGGCCAGGCGACCGTGCTGGCGAAGAACTCAGGCGCATCACGTACCAGCCCGATCTTGCGCGGCAACTGGATCTCGGAAACGCTTTTGGGGGAACGCCTGCCACGCCCGCCGCTGAATGTGCCGGTACTGCCGGAGGTCGCCCCGGAAGGGCTTACCGAGCGGCAGTTGATTGAAATGCACAGCAGTGTGAGCGAGTGTGCCAAGTGCCACAAGCGGATCGATCCCTACGGGTTCGCCTTGGAGCAGTTCGACACGATTGGTACTTTCCGTAGCCAGGATGCCCACGGCCTGCCGATCGATACGAAGTCGACCCTCATGGACGGGACCGACGTCGACGGGCTCGCCGGCATTCGCAATTACCTGGCAACCGCGCGGCGCGAGACCTTCGTCCGGCAGTTCAACCGCAAACTGCTAGGCTACGCATTAGGCCGCTCGGTGCAGCTTTCGGACGAACCCCTCTTGGACGAAATCTATCAGGCACTCACCGAAAACGACTTCCGCGTTCACGTGGCGATCGAGAAAATAGTACTTAGCCCCCAGTTCCGACAAATTCGCGGCCAGCAGTTCGTTGGTCTCGAATAA
- a CDS encoding PSD1 and planctomycete cytochrome C domain-containing protein: MRVVPYPGLAQYVGSLCLFLLLVSPLAAANQEGEALFVRRIAPLLAEKCLACHGQNEDEIEGGLDMRSLSALHAGGDSGEATLVVGKPDESPLMLAIGRDDVSWSAMPPKEAEKLTDEQIGWFRQWIALGAPWPDEARAAEINAQYADKWSAEDGIIVETVGALSPEWANRKYKPESLWAYEKVTRPAVPDVGTANPIDAFLLARMPEGLVVAPPVDRVTLIRRATFDLTGLPPSPAEIEAFTSDPSSDDIAFAKVIDRLLASPHYGERMAQHWLDVARYADSSGFANDYERGNAWRYRDYVVRSFNQDKPYDAFIREQIAGDELDPDNPEAIVATGFLRMGPWELTGMEVEKVARQRFLDDVTNSVGETFLAHSLQCARCHDHKFDPVPTHDYYAIQAVFATTQLAERKAPFLKIENTAGFEEAKYLKSRRAEYSQTLKQLNEMQLEAATQWYADNKIDPARWNEALDKQKGAKDFGNARQALMRQKLPESEIPPKHVGFSPEDYGNERVARKGLQRIDWEDDRYQPYALAVYSGKTPTLKSVYTPLRMPAKPLETGELEQTSILTGGDPFSPATPVKPGILSVLSQVEHPDIPTDIAGRRAAFTQWVASADNPLTTRTIVNRIWLWHMGQPIAGNPNNFGSTGKRPTHPQLLDWLAATFVESGWSFKSLHRQIMLSEAYRRSCEHPSFDSLDEKDPLGTSYAVFTPRRLTAAEIRDAMLFATGELNPQLGGIPNRPEINMEAAMQPRQVMGTFASAWTPNPLPQQRHRRSLYSLKIRGLPDPFREVFNAPGPDFSCEMRSASTVTPQVFALFNGQATYDRALALANRVTQEGLTGAKAIDRVFQIAYGRMPSESERAACLKHWQAMETIQSERELVATKAPLVVRRDAVEENTGEKFSFDETLHAYADFVPDLQPQDVDANTRALADVCLAILNSNEFVYVY; this comes from the coding sequence ATGCGCGTGGTCCCCTACCCCGGCCTGGCCCAATACGTGGGTTCGTTGTGCCTCTTCCTTCTGCTGGTCTCGCCCCTGGCGGCTGCCAATCAGGAAGGTGAGGCTCTGTTCGTGCGCCGTATTGCCCCTTTGCTCGCTGAAAAATGCCTTGCCTGTCACGGCCAGAACGAAGACGAGATCGAAGGGGGGCTCGATATGCGTTCGCTGTCTGCTCTGCACGCAGGCGGCGATAGTGGCGAAGCGACTCTCGTCGTCGGCAAGCCAGACGAAAGCCCCCTGATGCTGGCCATCGGCCGCGATGACGTCAGTTGGTCGGCCATGCCCCCGAAGGAAGCCGAAAAACTGACCGACGAGCAGATCGGCTGGTTCCGGCAGTGGATCGCCCTCGGCGCTCCCTGGCCCGACGAAGCCCGCGCGGCCGAGATCAATGCCCAGTACGCCGATAAGTGGTCGGCCGAAGATGGGATTATCGTCGAAACGGTCGGTGCTCTCTCGCCGGAATGGGCCAACCGCAAATACAAACCGGAGTCGCTGTGGGCTTACGAAAAAGTCACCAGGCCAGCCGTTCCTGATGTCGGTACTGCCAATCCGATCGATGCCTTCCTGCTCGCCAGAATGCCGGAAGGTCTTGTCGTCGCGCCCCCTGTCGATCGCGTGACCCTCATCCGCCGTGCGACATTCGACCTGACAGGGCTTCCCCCCAGCCCCGCCGAAATCGAAGCATTCACCAGCGATCCTTCGTCCGACGACATCGCGTTCGCCAAGGTGATCGACCGCCTGCTGGCTTCACCCCACTACGGCGAACGGATGGCCCAGCACTGGCTGGACGTGGCCCGCTACGCCGACAGTTCCGGCTTTGCCAACGACTACGAACGTGGCAACGCCTGGCGTTATCGCGATTATGTTGTGCGTAGCTTCAACCAGGACAAGCCGTACGACGCATTCATCCGCGAGCAAATCGCCGGCGACGAACTCGACCCCGACAATCCCGAAGCGATCGTCGCGACTGGTTTCCTGCGCATGGGACCGTGGGAACTGACCGGCATGGAAGTCGAAAAAGTCGCGCGGCAGCGGTTCCTGGATGATGTAACCAACAGCGTCGGCGAAACGTTCCTGGCTCACTCGCTGCAGTGTGCCCGCTGCCACGATCACAAGTTCGATCCCGTGCCCACGCACGACTACTACGCCATTCAAGCGGTCTTTGCCACCACGCAACTGGCCGAACGCAAAGCCCCTTTCCTGAAGATCGAGAACACCGCTGGTTTCGAGGAAGCGAAGTACCTGAAGTCGCGGCGGGCCGAATACTCTCAGACGCTCAAGCAGCTCAATGAAATGCAGTTGGAAGCTGCAACCCAGTGGTATGCCGACAACAAGATCGACCCGGCCAGGTGGAACGAAGCCCTCGACAAGCAAAAAGGGGCGAAGGACTTTGGAAATGCTCGCCAGGCCCTGATGCGGCAGAAGCTGCCTGAGAGTGAGATTCCGCCGAAGCATGTGGGCTTCTCGCCGGAAGACTACGGCAACGAACGCGTTGCCCGCAAGGGCTTGCAGCGGATCGATTGGGAAGACGACCGCTACCAACCCTACGCGCTGGCCGTCTACAGCGGCAAAACGCCGACGCTCAAATCGGTATACACTCCGCTGCGAATGCCGGCCAAGCCGCTGGAAACCGGCGAGCTCGAACAGACCAGCATTCTCACCGGCGGCGATCCCTTCAGCCCCGCCACGCCTGTGAAGCCTGGCATCTTGAGCGTGCTCAGCCAGGTCGAGCATCCGGACATTCCTACCGATATCGCCGGACGCCGGGCCGCGTTCACGCAGTGGGTGGCCAGTGCCGACAACCCCCTCACCACGCGTACCATCGTCAACCGTATCTGGCTGTGGCACATGGGGCAGCCGATCGCCGGCAATCCGAACAACTTTGGCTCGACCGGCAAACGCCCGACCCATCCGCAACTGCTCGACTGGCTGGCCGCCACGTTCGTGGAATCAGGCTGGTCGTTCAAGTCGCTACATCGTCAGATCATGCTCAGCGAGGCCTACCGCCGTTCGTGCGAGCACCCCAGCTTCGACTCGCTTGATGAAAAAGACCCCCTCGGCACGTCCTACGCAGTATTCACCCCGCGCAGGCTCACCGCGGCCGAAATTCGCGATGCGATGCTCTTTGCCACCGGCGAACTCAACCCACAACTGGGCGGCATCCCCAATCGCCCCGAGATCAACATGGAAGCGGCCATGCAGCCGCGGCAAGTGATGGGAACGTTTGCGTCTGCCTGGACCCCCAATCCCTTGCCGCAACAGCGCCATCGGCGTTCGCTGTACAGCTTGAAAATTCGCGGCCTGCCCGATCCTTTCCGCGAAGTCTTTAACGCCCCCGGCCCTGACTTCTCGTGCGAGATGCGCAGCGCGTCGACCGTCACGCCGCAAGTCTTCGCCCTGTTCAACGGTCAGGCAACCTACGATCGCGCCCTCGCTTTGGCCAATCGCGTAACGCAGGAAGGTCTCACCGGCGCGAAAGCGATCGACCGCGTCTTTCAAATAGCCTATGGCCGCATGCCCAGCGAAAGCGAACGCGCTGCGTGTCTAAAGCACTGGCAGGCGATGGAAACCATTCAAAGCGAACGCGAACTGGTCGCGACCAAAGCCCCGCTGGTCGTTCGTCGTGATGCGGTCGAAGAGAACACCGGCGAGAAGTTCTCGTTCGACGAAACTCTACACGCCTACGCCGACTTCGTGCCTGACCTTCAGCCGCAAGATGTCGACGCGAACACCCGAGCCCTGGCCGACGTTTGTCTGGCGATCTTGAATTCCAACGAGTTTGTCTATGTCTACTAA
- a CDS encoding DUF1501 domain-containing protein: MSTNPRPRRREFLYGLGATLGSVAFSSLLAAEEDQAAVGLSPRKGHLPAKAKNCIFLTMEGGPSHIDTFDPKPKLAQLHLKEFTRSGEQKSAMESGKRYYVQSPFKFNKVGQSGADMAENWQHLAGVADDICFFRGCQVDSVNHPTAMYQLNCGNRFGGDPGIGSWVTYGLGSENQNLPGFIVLPEVSYPQGGAANWSNGYLPAQFQGTPLRPKGSPILDLFPPSGVTAEHQRKNLDLIAQLNQQHQKRHAYHDELGARMESYELAFRMQMQVPGVLDLQQEPQETLDLYGVGQEPTDSFARKCLLARKLVQQGVRFVQLYHGSWDSHDYIERAHGNLVAAVDQPIAALIADLKRTGLLDETLIVWCGEFGRTPDNGVRGGTAYGRDHNPHAMTYWLAGGGVNAGHTIGATDETGMEAVENVAHIRDFHVTLLRLLGLDDNKLTYYHAGRFKQLSQFGGKVIPELIA; the protein is encoded by the coding sequence ATGTCTACTAACCCTCGCCCCCGGCGGCGCGAATTCCTGTACGGCCTGGGTGCCACCCTGGGTAGCGTGGCCTTCAGTTCGCTTCTCGCGGCGGAAGAAGACCAGGCCGCCGTGGGGCTCAGCCCGCGTAAAGGGCACTTGCCAGCGAAGGCCAAGAACTGCATCTTCCTGACCATGGAAGGGGGCCCATCGCATATCGACACGTTCGATCCTAAGCCGAAGCTTGCTCAGTTGCATTTGAAGGAATTCACCCGCAGCGGTGAGCAGAAGTCGGCCATGGAAAGTGGCAAACGCTACTACGTGCAAAGCCCCTTCAAGTTTAACAAGGTGGGCCAGTCAGGTGCCGACATGGCCGAGAACTGGCAGCACCTGGCCGGTGTGGCGGACGACATCTGCTTTTTTCGCGGCTGCCAGGTCGATAGCGTCAACCATCCCACCGCCATGTATCAGCTCAACTGCGGCAACCGCTTCGGCGGCGACCCTGGTATCGGCTCGTGGGTGACGTATGGCCTCGGATCGGAAAACCAGAACCTGCCTGGCTTCATCGTCTTGCCGGAGGTCAGCTATCCGCAAGGTGGTGCCGCGAACTGGAGCAACGGCTACCTGCCCGCTCAGTTCCAAGGGACTCCGCTTCGCCCGAAGGGTTCCCCCATCCTCGATCTCTTCCCGCCGAGTGGCGTCACCGCCGAGCATCAGCGGAAGAACCTCGACCTGATCGCGCAGCTCAACCAGCAGCATCAAAAGCGGCATGCGTATCACGACGAACTGGGTGCCCGGATGGAAAGCTACGAGTTGGCCTTCCGCATGCAAATGCAGGTACCCGGCGTGTTAGACCTGCAGCAGGAACCGCAGGAAACGCTCGATCTGTACGGCGTCGGCCAAGAGCCCACCGATTCGTTCGCGCGTAAGTGCCTGCTCGCGCGAAAGCTCGTCCAGCAAGGGGTGCGTTTCGTGCAGCTCTATCACGGTTCGTGGGACAGCCACGACTACATCGAGCGGGCCCACGGCAACCTGGTGGCAGCCGTCGACCAGCCAATCGCCGCGCTGATCGCCGACCTGAAACGAACAGGCCTCTTGGATGAAACGCTCATCGTCTGGTGCGGCGAATTCGGCCGCACGCCAGATAATGGTGTCCGCGGGGGCACCGCTTATGGCCGCGATCATAACCCGCACGCGATGACCTACTGGCTGGCCGGCGGCGGTGTGAACGCCGGCCACACCATCGGCGCGACCGACGAAACCGGGATGGAAGCGGTCGAAAACGTCGCCCACATCCGCGACTTCCACGTGACCCTCTTGCGTTTGCTCGGCTTAGACGACAACAAGCTCACCTACTACCACGCCGGCCGTTTCAAGCAGCTCAGCCAGTTCGGAGGGAAGGTAATTCCGGAGCTGATTGCGTAA